Proteins encoded within one genomic window of Halocatena marina:
- a CDS encoding DUF1850 domain-containing protein — translation MRPEQATRARRFGVWIVVVCLVVLIAGAVAAATPADRVLVVSDAKTGEQLRSMPVENGTVVAIEYTHSVEKSRVLDVYAVQGDRLVMTRMEFETYGWGLPAAVPVSTDNETFAFDPAFASDEFVVKPGRIAGHTLHVRNSTYDLVALSDARAVRLSVERRSALRAALDALDNHTNTISSHQI, via the coding sequence ATGAGACCGGAACAAGCGACACGTGCTCGCAGATTCGGTGTCTGGATCGTGGTCGTTTGTCTAGTCGTGCTCATCGCAGGCGCTGTCGCAGCGGCCACCCCAGCCGATCGCGTGCTCGTCGTTTCGGATGCAAAAACAGGAGAGCAGCTCCGCAGTATGCCGGTCGAAAATGGAACTGTCGTCGCAATCGAGTACACCCACAGCGTCGAGAAATCACGCGTTCTCGACGTGTACGCTGTACAGGGTGATCGTCTTGTAATGACACGCATGGAGTTCGAGACCTACGGCTGGGGCTTACCCGCAGCTGTCCCAGTCTCGACCGACAACGAAACGTTCGCCTTCGATCCGGCCTTTGCGAGCGACGAATTCGTAGTCAAGCCCGGCCGAATCGCTGGTCATACGCTTCATGTCCGAAACAGCACGTACGATCTCGTAGCGCTCTCCGATGCGCGTGCGGTTCGACTCTCTGTCGAACGGAGATCGGCACTGAGAGCTGCGCTCGACGCGCTCGATAATCACACTAACACTATCTCATCCCATCAAATCTGA
- a CDS encoding TRAP transporter fused permease subunit produces MSTLPTDEADRLSEEEQQELIDELERRRSPRGIASLVVIITAIAFSAFQMWLAARGFIFAVTIPGIGQIKLAALQLLQVNAIHVIFALLLAFLLYPPSTGNGPVARRLGRVVPALERRFGAKNPVTRTMRGVRSIVRWLFMDPNRERVTPVDIVCMGIAILAGLYMLTSFDEIRQIRVLGIDSARTIGEFVPALAPVVDVISSLGIALDTMSVAFLLGAAGVLLVLEATRRSLGIYLTLIVVTFIVYAKYGYLIPSDGIISTPFGFGIIVPYIDILWIQPGDWGTIIQNFWYNTENGVFGIPVTVSVQFIYIFILFGAFLEMSGAGQWFIDFAYAVTGKRKGGPAKASVLSSGFMGAISGSSIANTVTTGAFTIPLMKRSGYRSEFAGAVEASASSGGQILPPVMGAAAFLIVEYTTTPYANVIAAAAVPAIVFFFGVWVMVHLEASKAGITQIDESSAIALRPHLRKGWFYLLPITALLYYLIIARLSVARSAWFSIVAIIAVIAVVAVYNDRTKRPLFAGIVGLFLLEFIANLLVGTGLAGLLLGSGGSGQSVYPALAAAAEKLGTIAITISAVTLLVRPSLDTPWLDYDEAVDEGGEATADALSRPSLSENNAYRFGAFVLRSMEHGARTATPVVIAVAAVGIVPGVLSATGLAPNLTTFIKTLAGGSLVLLLIITAIAAIILGMGVPTTATYILLAAVLAPAIIESSSMPLLAAHLFILYFGVIADITPPVAVAAYAASGIAKSDPFSTGVEAFSLSLNKAIVPFAFALTPGLLLLRPTENGEAHIIGLADVLDFGYFVPEVAIPIICLFTGVLALGPTIIGYFYTDVSPSGRALFALTALLLMTPLALFNLSTTLFDVLTPFAVITPPFTELALRAVGAVLFIALVLQNRRSAEEHGSISTPESTTD; encoded by the coding sequence ATGAGTACACTACCGACTGATGAGGCCGATCGCCTCTCCGAGGAAGAACAACAGGAACTGATCGACGAACTCGAACGACGCCGATCACCACGAGGAATCGCTTCGCTCGTTGTCATCATCACCGCAATCGCCTTTTCGGCGTTCCAGATGTGGCTCGCTGCTCGGGGATTCATCTTTGCCGTCACGATACCGGGCATCGGTCAGATCAAGCTTGCGGCCCTACAGCTGTTGCAAGTCAACGCTATTCACGTGATCTTTGCGCTGTTGTTGGCGTTTCTCCTCTATCCACCGTCGACGGGGAACGGGCCGGTTGCACGACGTCTCGGACGCGTCGTCCCGGCGCTCGAACGTCGCTTCGGGGCCAAGAATCCAGTAACACGAACAATGCGAGGAGTACGCAGTATCGTCCGCTGGCTGTTCATGGACCCCAACCGCGAGCGGGTAACACCAGTTGATATCGTCTGTATGGGCATTGCAATCCTCGCAGGACTGTATATGCTCACGTCGTTCGACGAAATCCGGCAAATACGCGTCCTCGGGATCGATTCTGCCCGAACAATTGGCGAGTTCGTCCCGGCGCTCGCGCCGGTTGTCGACGTGATCTCGTCGCTCGGAATCGCGCTTGATACGATGTCCGTCGCCTTTCTCCTCGGTGCGGCTGGCGTGCTCCTCGTGCTTGAGGCAACCCGGAGATCGCTCGGAATCTATCTCACGCTGATCGTCGTCACATTCATCGTCTACGCAAAGTACGGGTATCTGATTCCGTCTGACGGAATCATCAGCACGCCATTCGGTTTCGGGATCATCGTCCCTTACATCGACATCCTCTGGATTCAACCCGGCGACTGGGGAACGATCATTCAGAACTTCTGGTACAACACTGAAAACGGCGTTTTCGGTATTCCCGTAACCGTATCAGTACAGTTCATCTACATCTTCATTCTCTTCGGGGCGTTTCTCGAAATGAGCGGGGCTGGTCAGTGGTTTATCGACTTTGCGTACGCCGTCACTGGTAAGCGAAAAGGTGGCCCAGCGAAGGCGAGTGTGCTCTCCTCAGGCTTCATGGGAGCCATCTCTGGTTCGTCGATCGCAAACACCGTAACGACGGGTGCGTTCACGATTCCGCTCATGAAGCGCTCTGGCTATCGATCGGAGTTCGCTGGTGCAGTCGAAGCCTCCGCGTCTTCTGGCGGACAGATCCTCCCACCAGTGATGGGCGCAGCGGCCTTTCTGATCGTCGAGTACACCACAACGCCGTACGCTAACGTCATCGCTGCTGCTGCCGTGCCAGCCATCGTGTTCTTCTTTGGCGTCTGGGTGATGGTCCATCTCGAAGCCTCGAAGGCAGGTATCACACAGATAGATGAATCCAGTGCTATCGCGTTACGACCACACCTCAGAAAAGGATGGTTCTACCTCCTACCGATTACAGCACTGCTCTACTACCTGATTATCGCACGACTATCCGTCGCTCGTTCTGCGTGGTTTTCGATCGTCGCGATCATCGCAGTCATCGCGGTCGTCGCCGTCTACAACGACCGCACCAAACGACCCCTCTTTGCAGGAATCGTCGGTCTGTTCCTCCTCGAATTCATCGCCAACCTCCTCGTTGGAACCGGTCTCGCTGGTCTCTTACTCGGAAGTGGTGGCTCCGGCCAATCTGTCTATCCAGCACTCGCTGCCGCTGCCGAGAAACTCGGAACGATCGCCATTACTATAAGTGCTGTGACACTTCTTGTTCGACCATCCCTCGATACGCCGTGGCTCGACTACGACGAGGCTGTCGACGAGGGTGGCGAGGCGACCGCGGACGCACTCAGTCGACCGTCGCTCTCAGAGAACAACGCATACCGGTTCGGTGCGTTCGTGCTTCGATCGATGGAGCACGGTGCTCGAACAGCAACTCCTGTCGTCATCGCTGTCGCAGCCGTCGGTATCGTCCCGGGCGTACTTAGCGCGACGGGACTTGCTCCGAACCTCACGACGTTCATCAAGACGCTCGCGGGTGGATCGCTCGTCTTGTTACTCATCATTACGGCCATTGCAGCGATCATTCTCGGGATGGGTGTGCCGACGACCGCGACGTATATTCTGCTCGCAGCGGTGCTCGCACCAGCGATCATCGAAAGCAGCTCAATGCCACTTCTCGCAGCACATCTGTTCATTCTTTATTTCGGTGTGATTGCAGATATTACACCCCCTGTTGCTGTCGCTGCCTATGCGGCGTCTGGAATTGCCAAGTCTGATCCGTTCTCGACGGGGGTCGAAGCATTCTCGCTGTCACTCAACAAGGCAATCGTCCCCTTCGCGTTCGCGCTCACGCCCGGTCTCCTCCTGCTGCGACCCACTGAAAATGGCGAGGCGCACATCATCGGACTCGCCGATGTCCTTGACTTCGGGTATTTCGTGCCCGAGGTAGCGATTCCGATCATCTGTCTGTTCACTGGTGTGCTTGCGCTCGGGCCAACGATCATCGGATACTTCTATACGGACGTCTCCCCCAGCGGACGAGCGTTGTTCGCGCTCACAGCGCTCTTGCTGATGACACCGCTGGCGCTGTTCAACTTGTCCACGACGCTATTCGACGTTCTGACCCCGTTCGCGGTGATAACCCCGCCATTCACCGAGCTCGCGCTCCGTGCCGTCGGAGCAGTGCTATTCATTGCGCTTGTGCTACAGAATCGCCGGAGCGCCGAAGAGCACGGATCCATCTCAACCCCAGAATCCACGACGGACTGA
- a CDS encoding alpha/beta fold hydrolase, with protein sequence MEHRFVTVDGTELHYSEWGDETAPPVVCAHGLSRVGRDFDPIARSLSDTYRVLCPDLPGRGLSEWYGDPAGYSNQAMVELLTEFCDVLDLESIRWIGTSMGGGLGMALAGGPLADRITHLVVNDISPDPVQDADEEALGRIIKYVPHPPTVSTVTELEAYYRETYGPFFSEMTDSEWRRFTVTSARRTDDGRITPAYDPRIIESLDEDASGDPWTVWESISAAICIVYGTDSKILPREPLEAMLEHQPTARTVEVDCGHAPALNVDEQREPIAEFFSE encoded by the coding sequence ATGGAACATCGATTCGTCACGGTCGATGGCACCGAGCTTCATTACTCAGAGTGGGGAGACGAAACCGCACCACCAGTGGTATGTGCACACGGACTGTCACGCGTCGGGCGTGATTTTGATCCAATCGCTCGCAGTCTCTCCGATACGTATCGCGTTCTCTGCCCGGACCTTCCCGGACGCGGATTGAGCGAATGGTACGGTGATCCAGCGGGGTATTCGAACCAAGCGATGGTTGAGCTGCTAACCGAATTCTGTGACGTGCTTGATCTCGAATCGATCCGTTGGATCGGGACCTCTATGGGCGGTGGACTCGGTATGGCACTCGCCGGGGGGCCGCTCGCCGACCGCATTACGCACCTCGTTGTGAACGACATTAGTCCTGACCCAGTACAGGACGCTGATGAGGAGGCGCTCGGTCGGATCATCAAATACGTTCCTCATCCGCCAACCGTAAGCACAGTCACCGAACTGGAAGCATACTACAGAGAGACGTACGGACCATTTTTCAGCGAAATGACGGATTCGGAGTGGCGACGATTCACCGTTACGTCCGCACGGCGTACCGACGACGGACGGATCACCCCTGCCTACGATCCACGGATCATCGAATCACTCGATGAAGATGCGTCGGGAGATCCGTGGACGGTCTGGGAATCGATTTCTGCGGCTATCTGCATCGTTTACGGTACGGATTCGAAGATTCTCCCGCGTGAACCGCTCGAAGCAATGCTCGAACACCAACCAACCGCTCGAACGGTCGAAGTCGACTGTGGACACGCCCCAGCGTTGAACGTCGACGAACAGAGAGAACCGATAGCTGAGTTCTTCTCCGAATGA
- a CDS encoding DoxX family protein, which produces MSNTDTWSPIFTRLALGIVMIVHGAGKLFGAGPSAMPISDFAGAIAGIGFPAASVLAWLAALIEFGGGILVLVGLFTRYAALGIALNMLIATAFVHLPNGFSNSGGGYEYTLVLLLLALALVVSGSGKLSVTQIFFDGEPDWPLSAGS; this is translated from the coding sequence GTGAGTAACACTGATACGTGGAGTCCAATCTTCACACGGTTAGCACTGGGGATCGTTATGATTGTTCACGGGGCTGGGAAGTTGTTCGGAGCCGGGCCGTCTGCGATGCCAATTTCGGATTTTGCGGGAGCCATCGCCGGTATCGGCTTCCCGGCTGCTTCGGTCCTCGCGTGGCTCGCTGCGCTTATCGAGTTCGGTGGCGGGATACTCGTGTTGGTCGGTCTGTTCACACGGTACGCCGCGCTCGGAATCGCACTCAATATGCTCATCGCAACGGCTTTCGTTCATCTTCCGAACGGATTCTCGAACTCGGGAGGGGGGTACGAGTACACCCTCGTGCTCTTGTTGCTGGCGCTGGCTCTCGTCGTGAGTGGCTCGGGAAAACTCTCAGTCACTCAGATTTTCTTCGATGGAGAACCCGACTGGCCGCTGTCTGCAGGCAGCTGA
- a CDS encoding immune inhibitor A, giving the protein MRSSELQNFTLDRSSVPETIGSPSSRDIEAKNSRPAIGTTKVFPALNYDTGQYYIKEYTLRAYSEHGAIWVADNLSWPTNDSRENPNMTDAQVDYLAEEFENNIYQSDVELFGEPDKRYGTDAELSQDGVVPENYYQSSDNKSRNIVLVDNIRDKNYFNESYPLYTAGFYSSVIEDYTDRNVLTMDAYNWDNRLGPKDAPWRSDENGSATAIEGTLTHEFQHLIHSDRDADELSWVNEGLSEYAEYAAGYGMPEGHVNAFEEHPGNSLVEWGDQGELNILADYGVAGLFQMYLDQRYGDSFIKNLVRDQDNGIVSVENTLQEEQTGTDFYSLHQDFSTALVLDSLDDPLRPRPSRYQFEEIDLNVNTSGTNNRTAAWGSSYNTLTPDREPMVTFSADGIDFKPTAWDTVSAPGNGTSSNSGDTVLWGNEGDLTDNFAVIEADLRGTESPTLTFDTYYDIERGWDYGFVQVSTDGGETWTSLSNENTSDYLASPDSAYPPIAENRPGFTGDTGGEWVNESFDLSSYSGQEVLIAFRQTTDYAVNGNSSSIPGTGWYLRDISVPAANISYDGTSTEPFQSLSEVRNEYVNHQFTFIGVTENDLYRVKQLDQQTFENGSEELNRFLRAPIYDRIIFTSTWAARPGKTGTVPYSYDPTYLDEFIDDRFDDRRHGTDRERPSTSETEETAA; this is encoded by the coding sequence GTGAGATCAAGTGAGTTACAAAATTTTACGCTCGATCGATCGTCTGTTCCGGAGACGATTGGCAGTCCCAGTTCGCGGGATATTGAGGCTAAAAATTCCCGTCCAGCAATCGGGACAACAAAAGTTTTCCCCGCACTGAACTACGACACAGGACAGTATTATATCAAAGAATATACACTCCGAGCCTACAGCGAGCATGGAGCTATCTGGGTTGCAGACAATCTCTCGTGGCCGACAAACGACTCCCGAGAGAATCCAAATATGACGGATGCGCAGGTCGATTATCTTGCCGAAGAGTTCGAAAATAACATCTATCAATCAGACGTGGAACTCTTCGGAGAACCAGATAAGCGCTACGGGACTGATGCAGAACTCTCTCAAGATGGTGTCGTCCCGGAGAACTACTACCAATCATCAGATAACAAGAGCCGGAATATAGTCCTCGTAGATAACATTCGTGATAAGAACTACTTCAACGAGAGCTATCCACTCTATACCGCCGGGTTCTACTCATCGGTCATCGAAGACTACACAGATCGTAACGTTCTCACCATGGACGCATACAATTGGGACAATCGACTTGGTCCGAAAGATGCTCCGTGGCGATCTGATGAGAATGGGAGCGCTACCGCCATTGAAGGAACGCTCACGCATGAATTCCAGCATTTGATCCACAGTGACCGTGATGCCGATGAGCTATCGTGGGTCAACGAAGGACTCTCAGAGTATGCAGAGTACGCCGCTGGCTACGGAATGCCTGAGGGACACGTCAACGCCTTTGAGGAACATCCCGGAAACTCGCTCGTCGAATGGGGCGATCAAGGGGAACTCAACATCCTCGCAGATTACGGCGTTGCCGGATTGTTCCAGATGTATTTGGATCAACGATACGGTGATTCGTTTATTAAAAATCTCGTCCGTGATCAGGACAACGGCATTGTGAGCGTCGAAAACACACTTCAAGAAGAACAAACAGGAACTGATTTTTACAGCCTGCATCAGGACTTTTCGACGGCACTCGTCCTCGATAGCTTGGACGATCCGTTGCGGCCGAGACCATCTCGGTATCAGTTCGAAGAGATCGACCTGAACGTGAATACGAGTGGGACGAACAACCGTACTGCGGCATGGGGGAGTTCGTACAACACACTCACTCCCGATCGAGAGCCAATGGTCACATTCAGCGCTGACGGTATCGATTTCAAGCCGACAGCATGGGATACCGTCTCTGCCCCGGGGAACGGTACGAGTTCGAACTCAGGTGATACTGTGCTATGGGGCAACGAAGGCGACCTCACGGACAACTTCGCGGTCATTGAAGCAGATCTCCGCGGTACCGAGTCGCCGACGTTGACGTTCGATACGTACTACGACATTGAGCGGGGCTGGGACTACGGATTCGTGCAGGTCTCGACTGACGGTGGCGAGACGTGGACCTCGCTGTCGAACGAGAACACGAGCGATTACCTTGCTTCGCCTGATAGCGCCTACCCTCCGATCGCCGAGAATCGACCAGGATTCACCGGTGATACCGGCGGCGAGTGGGTCAACGAATCGTTCGATCTCTCATCGTACAGCGGTCAGGAGGTTCTCATCGCGTTCCGACAAACGACCGACTACGCTGTCAACGGAAATTCGAGCTCAATCCCAGGAACTGGCTGGTATCTCCGAGACATCTCGGTACCAGCGGCCAACATCAGCTACGATGGGACGAGCACTGAGCCGTTCCAGAGTCTTAGTGAAGTTCGAAACGAGTACGTCAACCATCAGTTCACGTTCATTGGCGTTACTGAGAACGACCTGTATCGAGTCAAGCAACTGGATCAACAGACGTTCGAGAATGGTTCAGAGGAACTGAATCGATTCCTCCGCGCACCGATCTACGACCGGATCATCTTCACATCGACGTGGGCCGCCCGCCCCGGAAAGACAGGGACAGTCCCGTACAGCTATGATCCCACCTACCTCGACGAATTCATTGACGACCGCTTTGACGATCGGAGACACGGCACAGATCGGGAACGGCCGTCTACATCCGAGACAGAGGAAACAGCAGCGTAG
- a CDS encoding TOBE domain-containing protein translates to MDAGFEARLRAKGVSFEKADAALLRAVEEQQSLNAAADSLNRSFSRAHKRIKTLEQALGPLVERQRGGVDGGGSELTANAHDLLTRFERLRTAYAGTAAVEETVLSGVVIDHKAELATVKTAAGTVRALITEPADRVQVVLRADAITLHTPDDVPSTAGMSARNRFHGTATEIDRGESIARVVVDIGAKTPVTTLITRDTLVEFDLEAGNNVIISFKATATRTTPVE, encoded by the coding sequence ATGGATGCAGGGTTCGAAGCGCGATTGCGGGCCAAAGGAGTGTCGTTCGAGAAAGCGGATGCGGCGCTGTTGCGCGCTGTTGAGGAACAGCAGTCACTCAACGCTGCTGCCGATTCGCTCAATCGCTCTTTTTCGCGTGCTCACAAGCGAATCAAGACCCTCGAACAGGCACTGGGACCACTTGTTGAGCGCCAGCGGGGCGGCGTTGACGGTGGCGGGAGTGAACTCACAGCGAACGCCCATGATCTACTCACACGCTTTGAGCGGCTACGAACAGCGTACGCTGGCACTGCTGCTGTCGAAGAGACCGTTCTCTCTGGTGTCGTAATCGACCACAAGGCCGAGCTAGCGACTGTCAAAACGGCTGCCGGGACGGTACGTGCACTGATTACAGAGCCTGCTGATCGAGTACAGGTAGTGCTTCGAGCCGACGCTATTACACTCCATACGCCTGATGATGTGCCATCGACGGCTGGGATGAGCGCGCGTAATCGGTTTCACGGGACAGCGACAGAAATAGATCGTGGCGAGTCAATTGCCCGTGTTGTCGTCGATATCGGGGCCAAGACACCAGTCACGACACTTATTACCCGTGATACTCTCGTGGAATTCGACCTCGAAGCGGGTAATAACGTGATCATCTCATTCAAAGCTACCGCGACCCGCACAACGCCAGTAGAGTGA
- a CDS encoding extracellular solute-binding protein, whose product MRKQRSVPYSRRGFLQAVGGAGIVLTAGCLTEGGAGNSTANRSTPISILAAGSLNNALLNGLEPVVDASVQIETHGSAHVARMIDEGLRDPDIVVVADTALFDGPLTPSWYSIFTSNAIVIAYNEETEEGQRLAADPDEWYTVLASDEIALGRSDPKLDPLGYRALFMLELASRYYDTEDLVSKLLQRDQIYPESSLISRFETGSVDAVIAYRNMAVERGYAFIDLPNQIDLSSPEHVDEWYSTVSYSLPNGKKVQGECVSYGSTIRTMSDAALDVFNVLTTGAYLKQHGFILRDTFPAHKGDTPQHVEKEVNGGHSDSKNPTAMFQV is encoded by the coding sequence ATGAGGAAACAACGCTCTGTACCGTATTCGCGCCGGGGATTTCTACAAGCGGTCGGTGGAGCAGGAATCGTCCTGACGGCGGGTTGTCTGACAGAAGGTGGTGCTGGGAATAGCACTGCTAACCGATCTACTCCAATCTCGATTCTCGCGGCGGGCAGCCTCAACAACGCGTTGTTGAACGGCTTAGAGCCGGTCGTTGACGCGTCGGTGCAGATCGAAACGCATGGATCGGCCCACGTTGCTCGGATGATCGATGAAGGATTGCGGGATCCTGACATTGTTGTGGTCGCAGATACTGCGCTGTTCGATGGGCCACTCACTCCATCTTGGTACTCGATCTTCACGAGCAACGCCATCGTGATCGCGTACAACGAAGAGACAGAAGAGGGACAACGCCTCGCTGCTGACCCAGATGAGTGGTATACAGTACTAGCCAGTGACGAGATTGCTCTCGGCCGGAGCGATCCAAAGCTAGATCCGTTGGGGTATCGGGCGTTGTTCATGCTCGAACTCGCCTCGCGGTACTACGATACCGAAGATCTCGTCTCAAAGCTCCTTCAACGAGACCAGATTTATCCTGAATCATCGCTGATCAGTCGTTTCGAAACAGGCTCGGTTGATGCAGTGATCGCCTATCGGAACATGGCGGTTGAGCGTGGCTATGCGTTTATTGACCTTCCAAACCAGATTGATCTCAGCAGTCCAGAACACGTCGATGAATGGTACTCAACAGTCTCGTATTCGTTACCAAACGGAAAAAAGGTGCAAGGCGAGTGTGTCAGCTACGGTTCAACGATTCGTACGATGAGTGACGCCGCGCTCGATGTCTTCAATGTCCTCACTACGGGTGCGTATCTCAAACAACACGGGTTCATTTTACGCGACACGTTCCCGGCTCACAAGGGAGATACTCCACAACACGTCGAAAAAGAGGTGAATGGTGGTCATTCCGACAGTAAAAACCCTACTGCGATGTTTCAGGTATAA
- a CDS encoding molybdenum ABC transporter permease, with amino-acid sequence MNTRHTRLHGGSSLDWLTVALVLGCVLLLYYLVPLVSLFFSVPVGDVIVRLNDPTVVNVATTSLLGASISTSFAMAFGLPLAYWIARAETRWKSVVTAIVVLPLVLPPTVSGIILRTLFGPNTMIGDWAAAAGIQTWRSLAGIVLAQTFVASPFVVVTSMAAFEGVDRTLEHASRSLGKSRLTTMRRITLPLALPGIVAGMTLAFARAMGEFGATMMMAYYPRTMPIQIWRAFRELGLDNAYPIAILLVLISVAVLIILNTVASNPWR; translated from the coding sequence ATGAATACGCGACATACACGGTTGCACGGTGGATCATCGCTCGACTGGCTTACTGTGGCGCTCGTTCTCGGTTGCGTGCTACTTCTGTATTATCTCGTACCGTTAGTATCGCTGTTCTTTTCTGTTCCGGTGGGGGATGTAATCGTTCGCTTAAACGATCCGACGGTGGTGAACGTAGCAACGACATCGTTGCTGGGTGCATCGATCAGCACGAGCTTTGCGATGGCGTTCGGTTTGCCGTTAGCTTATTGGATCGCACGCGCAGAAACCCGTTGGAAGAGTGTTGTAACCGCGATTGTGGTGCTCCCGCTCGTTCTCCCTCCAACAGTAAGTGGCATCATCCTGCGTACTCTGTTCGGTCCAAATACGATGATCGGAGACTGGGCCGCCGCCGCCGGAATTCAGACGTGGCGCTCTCTTGCTGGCATCGTGCTTGCCCAGACGTTCGTTGCGTCGCCGTTCGTCGTCGTCACTTCGATGGCTGCATTCGAAGGTGTGGATCGGACGCTCGAACACGCCTCGCGGTCGCTCGGAAAAAGTCGCCTGACAACGATGCGACGCATCACGCTCCCGCTCGCTCTGCCGGGAATTGTCGCAGGGATGACCCTTGCATTCGCTCGTGCGATGGGCGAATTCGGTGCGACCATGATGATGGCCTATTATCCACGGACGATGCCGATTCAAATCTGGCGGGCGTTTCGGGAGCTTGGTTTGGACAATGCCTACCCGATTGCGATACTTCTCGTGCTCATTTCGGTTGCAGTGCTCATAATTCTCAACACCGTTGCATCGAATCCATGGAGGTAG
- a CDS encoding ABC transporter ATP-binding protein gives MLVLSDLVKSHDVFELGPINLTVEDEVVSVLGPSGGGKTTLLSAIAGISDINAGTVVLNDADLTESPPEKRGIVLVFQDGALFPHMTAWENINYAATSPERVDVLAETLEITAILGQKASTLSGGERQRVALARSIAADPAALLLDEPLANLDAPIRRRLRHELRDLLASLDIPVVYVTHDQHEASIIGDRLAVIESGTIHQLGTPTEVFMRPKTPFVASFTGSVNLFQARVDETALVWGDRRIECPAHEYDVDQDVWFCIRPEYVTIADDTTNTNVFLGRIERRVFQGDDYLVTVSPDGMDETVELKLAPLAYNQLQIETREQMHISFERDAIHIIENAPREQ, from the coding sequence ATGCTTGTCCTTAGTGACCTCGTGAAATCGCACGACGTGTTTGAGCTCGGCCCGATCAACCTCACTGTTGAAGATGAGGTCGTCTCCGTCCTTGGACCGTCGGGCGGTGGAAAGACAACACTACTCTCGGCTATCGCGGGGATTAGCGACATCAATGCCGGAACGGTCGTTCTCAATGATGCTGATCTCACCGAGTCCCCTCCAGAAAAGCGAGGCATCGTTCTCGTTTTTCAAGATGGAGCACTGTTCCCACACATGACTGCCTGGGAGAATATTAACTACGCCGCGACGTCTCCCGAGCGTGTCGATGTGCTTGCTGAAACGCTCGAAATCACCGCTATCTTGGGCCAGAAAGCGTCGACGCTTTCTGGAGGCGAGCGTCAGCGTGTCGCACTCGCACGGTCGATCGCTGCTGATCCTGCTGCACTGTTGCTTGATGAGCCACTTGCGAACCTCGATGCTCCGATCAGACGCCGATTGCGCCATGAACTGCGCGATCTGCTTGCTTCACTTGATATTCCCGTCGTCTACGTCACTCACGATCAGCACGAGGCAAGCATTATTGGCGACCGACTAGCTGTCATCGAAAGTGGAACGATACACCAACTTGGGACTCCAACTGAGGTGTTCATGCGCCCAAAGACTCCGTTCGTCGCGTCGTTCACCGGAAGCGTCAATCTGTTTCAAGCACGAGTCGATGAGACTGCACTTGTATGGGGAGACCGGCGGATCGAATGTCCCGCACACGAATACGATGTCGATCAAGATGTCTGGTTCTGCATTCGCCCTGAATACGTCACGATCGCTGATGATACAACCAACACGAACGTCTTTCTGGGACGGATCGAACGGCGAGTTTTCCAAGGTGATGATTATCTCGTTACTGTCTCCCCTGATGGAATGGATGAGACGGTAGAACTCAAACTGGCTCCTCTCGCCTATAATCAGCTACAAATTGAGACGCGCGAACAAATGCACATCTCGTTCGAAAGGGATGCTATCCACATAATCGAGAACGCGCCCCGCGAACAATAA
- a CDS encoding RidA family protein, with protein MREIQTTDAPESIGPFSQGIVQENTIYVSGQGPIDPDTGEIIGASPGEQTRQTLENVEAILKAAGASLADVVKTTVFINDMRYYDEVNEVYAERLSEPYPARSAVEVVKLPVDIDVEIEVTAAVPDHQLE; from the coding sequence ATGCGAGAAATTCAGACAACCGACGCACCGGAGAGTATTGGCCCATTCTCACAGGGAATCGTTCAGGAGAACACGATCTACGTCTCTGGTCAAGGCCCAATTGACCCAGACACGGGAGAGATCATTGGAGCGTCCCCGGGAGAACAGACGCGACAGACCCTCGAAAACGTTGAAGCAATTTTGAAAGCAGCTGGGGCTTCGCTTGCTGATGTGGTAAAAACAACCGTATTTATAAATGATATGCGATATTATGACGAAGTCAACGAAGTTTATGCCGAACGACTTTCGGAGCCGTATCCGGCTCGAAGCGCGGTCGAAGTAGTGAAACTACCGGTCGATATCGACGTAGAGATCGAGGTGACTGCAGCCGTTCCCGATCATCAGCTCGAATAA